The sequence CGGCAGGCCGAGCAGTTCCGCCGGCCGGGTCGAAAGCGCGCGCGCCACGGTCAGCAGGTCGACATCGCCATTGTTGACGAGGCGCAGCGTCGCCGCGAGCAGGGTTTCAAGCCCGACCGCGCCGTCGGCAGCTTCGGCGAAGGGATGGCGCTTGGTGTCGACGTCCTGCGGATCATGGCTGGAGACGATCACGTCGATCGAGCCGTCGGCGACGCCCTCGATCATCGCCTGCCGGTCGTCTTCGGAACGCAGCGGCGGCGACAGGCGGAAGAAGGTGCGATACGGCCCGATATCGAGCTCGTTCAGCGCCAGATGCGTGGCCGAGACGCCGCAGGAGACGGCGAGCCCGGCCTTCTTGGCGCGGCGGATGATCTCGAGCGATTCCGCGCAGGAGATCTGCGCCGCGTGATAGCGGCCGCGCGTCAGCGCCGCGAGGCGGATGTCGCGCTCCAGCATGATGATCTCGGCTTCCTTGGGGATGCCGGAAAGGCCGAGCCGGGTCGCCGTCTCGCCTTCGTTCATCACGCCCGAGCCGGTCAGGTCCGGATCGGCCGGGTGGTGCATGATCAGCGCGCCGAAATCGCGCGCATAGGTCAGCGCCCGGCGCAGCACCAGCGCATTGGTGATCGAGTGCCGCCCATCGGTGAAGCCGACGGCGCCGGCATCCTGCAACAGGCCGAACTCCGTCATCTCCCGACCCTTCAGGCCCTTGGTGATGGCGGCCATCGGCATGACGTTGACCAGCGCCGTGTCGCGCGTGCGGCGGGCGATGAAGTCGACCAGCGCCACGTCGTCGATCACGGGATCGGTATCCGGCATCATGATGACGGTGGTGACGCCGCCGGCGGCGGCCGACTGGCCGGCCGAGGCGAAGGTCTCGCGATGCTCGCCGCCCGGCTCGCCGATGAAGACGCGCATGTCGATCAGGCCGGGCATCACGGCCGCGCCGCGGCAATCAACGATCTCCGCGCCATCCGGCACGGCGGCGTTGTCCGCCTCCGGTCCGGCCGCCACGATCACGCCATCGGCGATGATGACGGAGCCGCGCGCGTCGAGCTTGCGCGACGGGTCGATGACGCGCGCATTGGCGAGCACCAGCGGGCGTTGGGTTTCTTTCAGGCGATCCGGCATCATCTCGCCCTCATCCGTTCGGAAGGTTCTGGGCGAGTGCCTCGAGCACCGCCATGCGCACCGCGACGCCCATCTCGACCTGGTCGCGGATCAGGCTCTGCGGCCCGTCGGCGATGGCCGAGTCGATCTCGACGCCCCGGTTCATCGGGCCGGGATGCATGACCAGCGCGCCGGGCCTGGCATAGGCCAGCTTCTCGGCATCGAGACCGAAGAAGTGGAAATATTCGCGCACGGACGGCACGAAGGAGCCGTCCATGCGCTCGCGCTGCAGGCGCAGCATCATGACGATGTCGACATCCTTCAGCCCCTTGCGCATGTCGGTGAAGATCTCGACGCCGAGACGGTCGAGCCCCTTCGGCAGCAGCGTCGACGGCCCGATGCAGCGCACCCGGGCGCCGAGCGCGTTCAGCAGCATGATGTTGGAACGGGCGACGCGCGAATGCAGGATGTCGCCGCAGATCGCCACGGTCAGGTCGTGGATCGGCCCCTTGTGGCGGCGGATCGTCAGCGCATCGAGCAGCGCCTGGGTCGGATGCTCATGCGCGCCGTCGCCGGCATTGATCACCGAGCAGCCGACCTTCTGCGCCAAGAGGTGAACCGCGCCGGCCGCGTGGTGGCGGACCACCAGGATGTCGGGGTTCATGGCGTTCAGCGTCATCGCAGTATCGATCAGCGTCTCGCCCTTCTTCACCGAGGACGAGCCGACCGACATGTTCATGACGTCGGCGCCGAGGCGCTTTCCGGCGAGCTCGAACGAGGATTGCGTCCGCGTCGAGGCCTCGAAGAACAGGTTGATCTGGGTGCGGCCGCGCAGGACGGCCTTCTTCTTCTCGACCTGTCGGCTGACTTCGACCGCCTCTTCGGCGAGATCGAGAAGGGCGATGATCTCCGCGGGCAGGAGACCTTCAATGCCTAGCAGGTGGCGATGCGCGAACACTGCGGCGGGACTGGCTTTGAGCTCATTCATTGAAGCGACCCCTATATTGACTTCCGCCCCGGGCGACAAGACCGGCGGGCCTTTCGCTGTGTGTTTTGCACGCCCGCCGACGCCGCGCCAGATGAAGGTTTGATGCCGCGCCGACGGTGCAGATGCGCGGGCGAAGGCGGAGCCGGCCGCGCGGTGGATTGCCGCGTCGGCTTGTATCCCCCGGCGCAGGCGCGATATTAGCCGCTTCAAGGAGAAGCCGATGAACGAGTGGACCAGCAGTTCCGAAGCGACCGTCCGCCCGCAGCGTTCGTTGTGGCAGGCGATGTCGCGCGGTTTCTTCTGCCGCTGCCCGGCCTGCGGCAAGGGCCGGATGTTCAACGGCTATCTCACCGTCGCCGATGCCTGCGACGCTTGCGGCGAGGACCTGTCGCACCAGCGCGCCGACGACGCCCCGCCCTATTTCACCATCACCATCGTCGCCCACATCGTGGTGCCGCTGATGCTGATCGTCGAAATGGCCTGGCATCTCTCCAACATGACGCATCTGGCGATCTGGCTGCCGCTGACGGCGATCCTGACGCTCGGCCTGCTGCGGCCGATCAAGGGCGCCATCGTCGGGCTGCAATGGGCGCTCTACATGCACGGCTTCGATCCCGACGGCGACGCCGACGACCACGCGCCGGAAGCCTGGCGCGCCGATTCGGGCTAAGGGCCGGACGGTCTTAAAATGCGAAAGCCGGCTTTCGGACAAAGTCCGGCCTCACCCTGATCCCATCCGTCATGCAGGATCCCGACTGGCTCGAAGAGCAGCGCTCCCCTTCACCTCTCCCTGAGGGAGAGGTCGACGGCAGAGCCGGCGGGTGAGGGTTTACGGCCTCACAGGTCAAGCTCCCGACCGCATGTTGTTCTATCCGGATGGTTCCCTAAGCCCTCACCCGGAGCTGCGCTCCGACCTCTCCCTCCGGGAGAGGTGAAGTTCAAGTTTGACCCCATGAACCCTGCTCCTGCTCCCGATCCGACACGGGCTGAACCAGCCTCCCCCTCTCGACCCCAGCCGGCGCAGCGTCTAGAACGGCGCCGTCCTTTCACGACACAGCGCTGCATTTCACTATCCGAGGCGAATACATGACCATGGCATCCGGGCGGCGGACCGATGGCGGCGGCACGATCGGCCTCGTCGCGGCGATCGGATCCGTCGCGGCCGTCGGCCTCGGCTTCTCGATCACGCTGCCGCTTCTGGCGCTGACGCTGGAAGACCGGGGCATTTCCTCGACCTGGATCGGCATCAACACCGCCACCTGGGGCCTGGCCGCCATCGCCGTCACCCCGTTCGTCTCGAAGCTCGCCGCCCGAATCGGCACGGCCCAATTGCTGGCGCTGGCGATCCTCACCCTCGCAGCCGCCCTGCCCCTCTTCTATATCGCGCCCTTCTGGGCCTGGTTCCTGCTGCGCCTGGTCGGCGGCGCGGCCGTCACCACCACCTTCGTGCTGTCGGAATTCTGGATCAGTTCGGCCGCGCCGCCCGCCCGGCGCGGCATCGTCATGGGCATCTATGCCTCGGTGCTTTCTGGCGGCTTCGCGCTCGGCCCGGTGATTCTGTCGCTGACCGGCACGCAGGGCATGCTGCCCTTCCTGATCGGCTCCGGCGTGCTGACGCTCGGCATCATTCCCGTGCTCTGCGGCTTGCCCGTCGCGCCCAAGCTCGACCGCCGCGAAAAGCACTCCTTCGGCCGCTTCCTGTTCCTGGCGCCCGCCGCCACCGGCGCCGCGCTGCTGTTCGGCACGATCGAGACCGGCGCCTTCGCGCTGCTGCCGATCTATGGCCAGCGCGTCGGCCATACGCGCGAGCTGGTCATCCTGCTCGGCATTGGCGTCACCATCGGCAACATCCTGCTGCAGATGCCGATGGGCATGCTGTCGGACCGGATGGACCGGCGGAAGCTGTTGATGATCATCGCCGCCTTCGGCCTGCTCGGCGCGGCGATCCTGCCGCTGGTGGCCGCCTCGTTCTGGCCGCTCATGATCGCGCTGGCGATCTGGGGCGGCGTCATCGGCTCGCTCTATACGGTGGGCCTCGCCCATCTTGGCTCGCGCTTCACCGGCTCGGACCTCGCCGCCGCCAACGCCGCCTTCGTCTTTTGCTATTCGTTGGGCGGACTCGTCGGCCCGGCGACCCTGGGCGTCGCGATGGATGTCTGGAATCCGCACGGCTTCGCCATCGGAATCGGCCTGTTCTTCGCCGCCTATCTCGCCATGCTGATCATCCGGATCGGGCTGGCGCGCCTTCCCAAGGCAGTTTCCAAGGGAGTGTCCAAGAAGCTTTCTTGACTTTCAGTTCTGAATCCGTAGGGTGCGCGCACAAAGGCGCCGGGCCAGTTCCAGCTACGCTGCGCGCAACAATTTTGAGGTTTGACCATGGCCAAGGCCACCACGATCAAGATCAAGCTCGTGAGCTCTGCTGACACCGGCTTCTTCTA is a genomic window of Kaistia defluvii containing:
- a CDS encoding MFS transporter, which gives rise to MTMASGRRTDGGGTIGLVAAIGSVAAVGLGFSITLPLLALTLEDRGISSTWIGINTATWGLAAIAVTPFVSKLAARIGTAQLLALAILTLAAALPLFYIAPFWAWFLLRLVGGAAVTTTFVLSEFWISSAAPPARRGIVMGIYASVLSGGFALGPVILSLTGTQGMLPFLIGSGVLTLGIIPVLCGLPVAPKLDRREKHSFGRFLFLAPAATGAALLFGTIETGAFALLPIYGQRVGHTRELVILLGIGVTIGNILLQMPMGMLSDRMDRRKLLMIIAAFGLLGAAILPLVAASFWPLMIALAIWGGVIGSLYTVGLAHLGSRFTGSDLAAANAAFVFCYSLGGLVGPATLGVAMDVWNPHGFAIGIGLFFAAYLAMLIIRIGLARLPKAVSKGVSKKLS
- a CDS encoding DUF983 domain-containing protein; its protein translation is MNEWTSSSEATVRPQRSLWQAMSRGFFCRCPACGKGRMFNGYLTVADACDACGEDLSHQRADDAPPYFTITIVAHIVVPLMLIVEMAWHLSNMTHLAIWLPLTAILTLGLLRPIKGAIVGLQWALYMHGFDPDGDADDHAPEAWRADSG
- a CDS encoding dihydroorotase, translating into MMPDRLKETQRPLVLANARVIDPSRKLDARGSVIIADGVIVAAGPEADNAAVPDGAEIVDCRGAAVMPGLIDMRVFIGEPGGEHRETFASAGQSAAAGGVTTVIMMPDTDPVIDDVALVDFIARRTRDTALVNVMPMAAITKGLKGREMTEFGLLQDAGAVGFTDGRHSITNALVLRRALTYARDFGALIMHHPADPDLTGSGVMNEGETATRLGLSGIPKEAEIIMLERDIRLAALTRGRYHAAQISCAESLEIIRRAKKAGLAVSCGVSATHLALNELDIGPYRTFFRLSPPLRSEDDRQAMIEGVADGSIDVIVSSHDPQDVDTKRHPFAEAADGAVGLETLLAATLRLVNNGDVDLLTVARALSTRPAELLGLPGGKLTPGAPADIILVDPAMPWICDGEKLRSRSKNTPFEGARFEGRVLRTIVAGRTVYAYAGD
- a CDS encoding aspartate carbamoyltransferase catalytic subunit yields the protein MNELKASPAAVFAHRHLLGIEGLLPAEIIALLDLAEEAVEVSRQVEKKKAVLRGRTQINLFFEASTRTQSSFELAGKRLGADVMNMSVGSSSVKKGETLIDTAMTLNAMNPDILVVRHHAAGAVHLLAQKVGCSVINAGDGAHEHPTQALLDALTIRRHKGPIHDLTVAICGDILHSRVARSNIMLLNALGARVRCIGPSTLLPKGLDRLGVEIFTDMRKGLKDVDIVMMLRLQRERMDGSFVPSVREYFHFFGLDAEKLAYARPGALVMHPGPMNRGVEIDSAIADGPQSLIRDQVEMGVAVRMAVLEALAQNLPNG